In Hahella sp. HNIBRBA332, the genomic window GGCTATCTGTCTCAACAAAGAGTTCCGTCAACGGTTTATTCAGGAAGCGCAAATCACCGCCAAGCTGAATCATCCGAATATCATTCAGATATACGACATTGCGCCTTTTGAAGATACCTTCTTTATTTCCATGGAGTTTATGGAAGGCGGCTCATTGACTGAGCGCATCCGCTCCGGTCGCCTGACTAGAGACGAGTCGACGCACATTATTCTGCAGTTGGCGGAGGCGATGAATTACGCCCACAAGCTGGGCTATATTCACCGCGATATCAAGCCGGGCAATATTTTGTTTCGCGCAGATGGTACGCCGGTGCTGTCGGATTACGGCATCGCCAAGTCCCTGTATCATCGCGGCGACCTCACCACGACAGGCTCGATACTGGGCTCGCCTCCTTATATGAGTCCTGAGCAGGCCATGGGGCGGCAGCTTGATCATCGCGCCGACTGGTATAGCCTGGGCATCGTGTTCTATCAGATGCTGACGGGGGCCGTTCCGTTTGAGGCTACCGATCCGATCAGCCTGGGCATCAAGCACAAACAGGAACCGCCGCCGCCGTTGCCGTCGCATCTGCGTATGTATCAACAGTTGATGGACTTGTTGCTGGCGAAAGAGCCAGAGCGTCGACTGTCGTCGCTGGACGAGTTTCGCGCCCATCTGGAAGCGATTAAAAATGTCCCGGTGGATACGGAAGCGACCTGTCTGTTTACCGTCGAGTCGCTAAAAACGGCCCATGGAGAAACGGCGGCGCAGGAGAGCCCTACGTCTACCCGCAGAACCGAACGGGGCGGCTCTGTGTCCTCCGGCGTCTGGCGCGCGTTAGGCGTTGCCTTGATGATCGCAGCAGTAGTGGGATATGGGGCGTATAAAAATATGACCCGGCCTGCGCCGACATTTCCTTTCGTCGTGGTGACGGAGCCGGTGGGGGCGACAGTGACGTTCGCCGGCGAGGAGAGCGCCTATACGCCTGGCGCGCCGTTACCGGAGGGCGACTATGAGGTAGAGGTGACCGCCAAAGGGTTCTGGCCGAAAACCTTTACTTTGAATCACAGCGCCGACCACCGCTCGCATTATGTTTCGCTGAAGCCGGCTAAAACCGCCTTTACGGTGGATGTGACGCCTGCGGACGCGAAAATTCGTATTCTTAATATTCAGCCCAAGTACGAAGAGGGCATACCGCTGGATCCAGGCCGCTATTTATTGGAAGTCAGCGCGCCAGGATATGAGAAGCTGACCCGATGGACGGAAATCAGCGGAGAGCAGTTTACCGAACAGGTGTTCTTGGTTGAAAAAGATGCGCTGGAATCTCTGAATATCGCCTTTGTTGATATTCCCGGCGGCAAATACCGCATGGGCTTTGATGACGGCGGCGTATTATGGGGCGGCGATCCAGGTCAGGAAGTGACGGTAGCGCCGTTCAAGATCATGGCGTATGAGGTGACCTTTGAGCAATGGGACGCCTGCGTCGCCGATGGCGGTTGTACGAACAAAGCGGATGATCGTGGATGGGGCCGTGGTCGTAATCCGGTGATCAGCGTGAGCTGGAATGATGCGGAAGAATTCGCCGCCTGGCTGTCCGCTAAAACCGGCAGAAGCTTTCAGTTACCCACCGAAGCACAGTGGGAATACGCTGCGCGTGCAGGCAGTCGCAAGCGTTTCTCTTGGGGGGATCAGGTCGGCCACAAATTCGCCAATTACGGCAAAGACGATTGTTGTGGCGGTTTGGTGAGCGGCGCCGATAAATGGCAATTCACATCGCCAGTTGGCTCGTTTCCCGCTAACCAATGGGGCGTGTATGACATGCATGGCAATGTGTGGGAGTGGGTGCAGGATTGTTGGAGTGAGTCTATGAAAGGCGTTCCGGCGGATGGTTCCGCGCGCACGGCGGGAGACTGCAGACGCCGCGTTCTGCGTGGCGGCTCTTGGTACAGTCCGCCCAAGTCAATGCAGTTGGTCAGTCGCGACGCCAATGGCGTTGATGTCCGCTATCAAGTAAACGGATTCCGGTTGGTGGAGACGCCGGCTCAAGCTCCCGCAGCGGGGGGCGCCGCTCAATAGGCGAGAGCATTTGCGGGTTGCTTTGGTCAACCAAGGCGGTACTCTAGCCGATCATAAAAATAGTTATGACCGGAGATTGTCGATGCCGCCTGAGATAACCATACTGCTCGCCGTTCTGCTTTACATGCCTTTGCATTTAACCCTGATGGCTGTGTGCGCGAGAGCCTTCGGCGTCAAAGTCAGGGAGATCAGCATTGGTTCCGGGCCTCTTCTGGCGCAGTTCGGCATTGTCAGCATTCGAGCAATTCTTCTCGCCGGTTACGTCAAACTTAAAGATACGCGGGAAGAGAGAGGTGAGAAGGGTGACGTTAAGCCGGCGCCTGACGCCTATGACAGCCAACCGGCCTGGATCAGGGCGGTAATTCCGCTTTCTGGATGCTTCTTTGTACTGGCTTTCGCATTGGGCATGTACGAAGACGGTTGGCGTAGTTTCGGCGCTGCCTTCGCGCAGATTTTTCTGGGGGCGCTCAGTCCTTTGTCCGTTGCGCAGGAATATTTGCGCGAAGGCGCCGCTTTCGCTGCCAGCAATAACTTTATCCTGCTATTCGCCCTGGTGGCGACCAAGCTATCCGCATGCAACTTACTACCTCTGCCCCATATGAACGGAGGGCAGGCGTTGATGGCGCTGTGCAAGCCGCGCCAAACCGATGCGCAGCCGAAATGGATGCTCTGGCTAATCCTACCGGGACTGCTGCTGCCGCTGAGTTGGATTGGCGCTTATGCCGTCTTTATCTGGAATGCAGTCACTGGCGGCTGAGTTCGTGCCGCCAGCGTATTATTTGTCAGCAAGGTTGTGATTGGTCTGCTGGGCTACTGCTTATCCGTTAAATTAATAGCCGGACAACGCATAGGCGGAGACTTCCCGCACGATTGCTTCGATATCGCAGGCATAGAAACCAGAGCTGTTGAAGCCGTTGATCTCCAATACATAGAGCTCCCCGGCGCAGACAGCGACGTCCATAACGAACACGGGAGCCGGACTCCATGTGGCCGCCATTTCTTCAGTGAAGCTGATTACCGTCTCAGGCGCGCCAGCAAAGACCTGCATTCTACCGTCAGCGCGGTAATGGCTGGCTGCGACGACCATTCCTGCGACGATAAACAAGCGCCACTCATGTTCAATGTCTTTCGGTTTCGCCGCCACCATGGGCAAAGACAAATCCACTGTGAAGCCGCCGGGTCTGAGTTTATCCGCCCAGTCCCTGAAGGCTTTGAAGGTAGTGATCGTCCCTGCAAACTCTTTCAAGTCTCCATTCGGTCGAATGAAAAAGACTTCCTCGTCGTTAGCGCCGCTTTGCGCAAATTGTTCCATGGTCAGAATCCGGGCGTCTGCGTTCAACAGGCGGTTGCCATAGTGGCGGAGAGCTTCGGAGAACAAAAACTGTCGTTCATCAAAGTAAGCGCAAGGGCTCCATTTGCCGGAGCGGTGCGCATGAGTGATGAAGTTGGAGGAGCCATAGAAAATAGTAGGTCTGTCGTTCGGGATATCAGGCAGATCCGTTGCGAACGGAATGACCCGAATCATGGCGCAGTCATAGCCCAGCCCGCGACAGGAGGATTCTATCTTCGCTGCGTCATCGCTGTCGCCAAGGTTGCTTTGCACGACCCAGAGCAGGTTCGCGGACGTATTTGATGTGCTCTCAGAAGGTTTATTACTCATAGTTTGATGGAGGGCTCGTGTGAATAAACAGGCGTATGAATAAGCGTATGAACAAAAAGACGCATGAAACAAATAGCTCTGTAACTCTTCGTCTGCGCCATTGAAGATCGCATGGCATGCTTATATACTCGCTTAAGAACTTAGGTTTTGACGTTTTCTGGAGCCGATTTATGCGCATGCCCCGTGAAAGGTAATCTGAAGCGTTCTGCTTCCGCCAGCCGAGTTATTCTTGTTTCCCCTGATCTCAGGGTCTTACCTAATTAATTGATATTGCTTTAACTTTCGCGTTTCAGTCCAGAAACAGCGTCCACCTTTTTCTCGCCAGCTTGATCAACGCCTTCAGATAAACGGCTGTTTCCAGCACTTTGCGGCATTCCATTTCGATAAAACCGACCTGAGCCTTTTCGAATCTGTCATAGTCGCCGGTTTCGATGGATATTTTCATATAGCGGTCGCTGTACAGGTCGTTACAGGACTTAATGCAGTACTTGTCGTGAGCAATGAACTGCATGGCGGCCGGCTTCAGGTGTTTGGGCAGACTTTCCAGATTGCAGGAGTCCATAAGGCCTTCTGAGGTGGAAAGGTAATACTGATAGGGCAGCCCTTTGTGCTTTTTGCTGGCGTCGCTTTGGTACTGCGGCAATTCGTTGCGGAAGGCTTCGAACTGTGAGCGGATGTGGCGCACGTAATTATCGAAAGGCGTTTGTAGATAGCCGTTCATCAGTGCGCGTTTGCTGTCGATATTGAGGTCTTCCGACGGCCGCGTCAGGCCCAGCGGCAGCCAGCGTCGCCAGCGGCTGACCTGTAACTTGCGGGCGATCGCCTTCACGGCTTCGTCGATTTCCTTACGGGTGGACAGCATCAAGCCGAAGTCTTCGAACAGCATCTCCACCAAGGCGTCCATTTGCGCCAGCGCCTGCTGCTGCGCGTTGATCAAGGTCAGGTAATAGCGGGCGGCGGGAATCAGAATCTGAATCAGAATGGCGCCCAACACCACGGCGACGATGCGGGGATCAATGGCGGCGATCCAGCTTTTGCCGGTTTCCGGGTGCAGAATATCCTGCAGCGGCGAACTGAAAATGCTGACAATCAATGCGATCAGCACGACGCTTAACGCAATCCAAACGAAAAAAGAAACGCGTAGAAATCCCCAGGTCCACGGCATGCGGCCTATCCTTCGATATTGGGCTGATGAAAGGGAAATATTAGAAAATTAAAGCATTTGAAAGTCAAAGAAAGGTCGTTTCAGCAAGAATATTACGAAGTTCTAGGAGGAGGCCTGGGCTTCCCATGCTGCTCCGTTGGTCAGGGCGTGCAGACGAAAGTAAAAGGTGGCGCCGCAGTTCGGCTCGGAATGGTAGCCGATCTGGCCATGGTGACGCTGAACGATTTCTTTGGAGATGCTCAATCCCAAGCCAGTGCCGCCTTTGAGGCGAGTGTCGGAGCTGTCAGCCTGGGCGAATTTTTGGAAAATCTTATTGCGGAACTCCGGGGGCACTCCTGGCCCCTGATCTTGCACGGAGACTTCCCAATAGTGGGCGTGAGCGCTCAGCGATAACGTCACAGCTTCGTCGGCGGGAGAGAATTTGACGGCGTTGGAGATCAGGTTATCCAACACTTGCCGCAAACGATCCCGATCTGCTTTTACGAACGCAGGTGACGCTGGCGCCTCAAAGGCGAGGCTGACGGACGCTTTTTCCGCGAGTTGCCGATTGGCGCCCAGGGTCTCCTCGATGAGGTCTCGTAAGTCCAGGCGTTCGAAGCTGAACTCCAGACCGCCGGATTCTATTTTCTGTATATCAAGCAGATCATTGATCAGGCGCAGTAAGCGTTCACAGTTACTATAGGCGATGTGCAGCATTTGCCTGGCCTGGTCGGGCAACAGGCCGAGGCGACCGGAATCCAGCAGCGCCAGTGAGCCGTTGATGGCGGTTAAAGGCGTACGCAGTTCATGGGAAACCGTGGAAATGAATTCGTTCTTCAGAATATCCAGACGCTTACGTTCGCTGATGTCGGCGATGAAACCGCTATACCCGTCCATTTTTCCGCTGGCGTCTTTGCTGCGCTGCAAATGGATTTCCACCCAGGGCGCCCGTTCCAGTTGCAAGGCGTTCAGGCGCAGTTCCAGAAACATACTGGACTCTTCCAGCCGGGCGATTTTCTGTAGCGCATCCCCCAGCTTGTCGCAGTCATCGGGGTGAAAGTAGCGAAACATTTCACGACCGATGGCGTCTTCGGGGTTTTCCCCGGTCAGGCCGCTCCAGGCGGGGTTAAGCACTCGCCACTGATAGGCTTTATCGATCTGAAAGATTACCTGCTTCAACCCTGTGAATAATTCCTGATAACGGGTTTCGGCTTTGACCAGTCGTTGCGATTGATCGATGACCGCTTTCTCTATTTTGACGGTATGCGCCGTCTCCAGCAGCAAAACGGCGGTGAGCAGACTGCCGAACAAGACAGCCAGTATCAAGGCAATCCAGGGCGTGAAGGACGCGTCCTGCATTACGAACAGATGCGTTGGCGTTATGGAAATGCGCCAGATCCGCCCTGAAATATCCATCTGCATGGTTTGGGTGAACATATCCTCCAAAGGGTTGTCCGGCGTGCTTGGGCGAGAAATGAACAGTGCCTCGGGTTGCTCTGGTTCGGTGATATCGAAAATTTCTATATGGAACAGCTCAAGATTGATGTCCTGGGATAAACGGTCAATCAGATTGCCGATCTGAACTGATCCCACAACAAACCCCATGACTCTGCGTGTTTGATCTGAATTGGAGTTCTGCGGCGGGCTGGAGTAAACCGGCGTAATACAGATGGCGCCTTTGCCGTAGTTGCCCGCCAGCGTAATCGGCGCTGTCAGTGTCAGTTCGCCCTTACGCATGGACTCCAGAATGGCGCTGCGGCGTATGTCGTTGGAATACAGATCGAACCCTTGTGCGGCGCGGGTGACTTCATTATTGGGCGTGACATACAACACCGGGACATAGAAATTGCGCTCTGAAGCCGGAACCTGCTGTTGGCCCAGTGTTTCGCGTATTTGATAGTCCTTTTCCAGCAACAACGACGCCCAGTGCTCGAAGTTTGAGCGGCTGGCGTTATCGATATAGGGCGCCCAACCCAGCCCGCTGATATCGCGATGGAAGTTGCGGAACTGTGAGGCGTAGCGTTCAAAATCCTGCGGCACTATGACCTTGGAGCCCTCAAACAGCAGGGCGAGGGCGTTGACGGCGTTGGTGATCCCCTGTACTTGATTGAAGGTGGACCAGTGCAGTTGCACGCCCTGCTGGCGCACGTCTTCTTTAATCTGCTTCTGGTCCGCTTGCACCAGATAATAATGAGAAATCACAGCGAGTGTGAACGACGCCATTCCAGGCAACGTCACCAGCAGTCGTCGCTTCAGCGTGCTGCTCTCCTTCTGAAGCCACAGCAACAGAATCGGGGCGAAGATCAATACGCCGAAGGTGTCGCCAAACCACCACGCCAGCCAGTGAGCGCCTGCGTCCTGGATATGTATAACGTTCAGGCTGGCCATCAGGCCAATGCTGATGGTTGCGCTGATAACGCAGGCCACGGGGCCGCCGAGTATGAGTAAGCGCGCCACATCTTCTTTTTTCTCCAGGGAAGGGCTGAAGTTTGCGCGCATTCGGATCAGGGTGACGCCGATGGCCGCCTCCAGCGGCGCGCCGATGGAAATGACCAGCGCCAGCAAGACTTTGCTGAAGGAGTCGGCCTGTTGCGATATCAGCTCCACGGCGAAACTCGCGCACCAGATGGCGGGCCAGATGCCGCGGCCGTAGTGGATCATTCCCGCCAGTGCGATGCCGGCGGGAATCCATACCGGGCTGGCGTTGCTGCCGGGCAGCGACAATAGCAGGCCGGCGCGGGCGGTGAGGAAATAGGCTATAGCCAGTGCGCACGCCGGAGCCAGAACGCCGAGCTTCGATGGCCGCTGATGTTTCGCCATGGGCGCGGGCAACCTCCTGTCGGGCTGAAAAAAGATCAGCGCCATGTTGATTATAGACACAAGTTTGCGCCACGTTGGCCGGATATAACCTTGGGATATTTAACGCATTGAAATCACTTACAGTTTTTTACATTTGTTTACCCTTGGGAACCGCGTCGTCATGGGTTTGGGAGGTTGACTTCGGTATGATGCGCATGCCTTCGCAAAGGGTGACAGGTAGTTTCTTTTAGAAGTGTCAAACATTTAGCCGCAGGCGCTTTCCCCTCTTTTTCATATGGATTTCTTTTTGATGTGTCAGGGTGGTCAATGATCTCAGTAAAACAGTTTTACGCAATCACACTTGTCGGTTTCAGTGCGGCTATCTCCGCTAACAGTTACGCGACGCCGGTAAATCTTGGCGCGGCGGCGAACTACAACGGATTCTTCCATGGCGACTTCACGTCTTCCCCTAACGACAGTGAAGGCGCGTTGGCGGTAGGCGGGAACGCCAGTCTTACCGGTTATACGCTGAACGCTTTCCGTGAAAACGATGGATTAGCGATAGTCGTTGGCGGCGATTACAGCCATGTTGGCGGCGATATCCATGGCGACGCTTTGGTTGGCGGCCAGTTCACCACCGCCAGCGCAGGCATTTTTGGGACCGTGAAGGATCATGCGGTATTGCCGATTAATTTTGACGCCGAATTCACCAAGTTGACGCAACTGTCAAAAGAGCTGTCTTTGGCGGATTCCCTTGGCGTAACCGAACAGTGGGGCGCTCTGACTTTCAATGGCGACAGCTCTGGCGACCAGCAGATCTTCAATATCAGCGAGAAGGATTTCGAATCTGTCTGGGGCTTCTTCGCCAAAGACATCGGCCAACACCAGGAGTTGATCATCAACGTGGCGGGCGACGTCATCGATATCGACCCCGCTGACTACAAAATCAAAGCCAGCGACTGGTCTTGGGTGGGTAATGAAACCAGCGTCATTTTTAACTTCTATGAAGCGACGCAGATCAACCTGTCCGCAGGCTTCTATGGGACCATTCTGGCGCCGGGCGCAGATATCTTTGCTAACGGCGGTCATGTTGACGGTCAGGTGATTGCGCACTCCTGGCAAGGCGCCAATCAGTTGAACTGGCGTCCTTATGAGCACAATGTGGAGCTGCCTGAACCGACGACGTTTGGCCTGATGTTGTCCGCGCTGGCGGTTGTAGGCGCCGGCGCATTGCGTCGCAAGCAGCAGGCGTAACGGGCGAAGACAGTCAGTGGCTGTGAATTAATAATGATGAGAGAAGGCCCCGAATTCGGGGCCTTTTTGATGGTTACTGGTTGCTGGTTGCTGATCAGGAAGAGGCGGGCGCTTCCGCCGCCTCAGCGGCGTCGCCTTGTTGTCCCAGGTTGACGTCGCTTTGTTCCGGCTCGGTCACGGGGGCGGCGCTGACGAAGCGGGCGCGCTCCAGATCCAGCAGCGAGTCAACATGACTGGCGTCGATCTTGAACACTTGCGGGCGATCAGAACGGGTGAGGATGTAATAGTCGCCTTCCGCCGGTTTGCCGAAAGTCAGCTCAAGGGATTGCTCGCCCTTGGCGTTTTTCTCTTTTAGCTGCAGCGTAAAATGAAGCTTGGGTTCGCTTAGGTTATATTCCGGCTTCACTTCCGCGCCCAGTACATCCTCAAAGCGCATGTCCGCCAAGGACGCAAGCAGTTTGTGGGCGGCTTCCTCATTGGTGATTTCGCCGTTCTGCAGGTCTTCCAGGTCCCATCTGTCGCCGTTTTTATTCAGCACGATATCTTTGATTTTGACCTGACTGATACTCTCTTCGGGCACGGCGGTCAGCTTGCTGTCCACCCAGTCTTTGCCCGTCATGGGCAGTTCATGAATGGCGTAATTGACTGCGAAGACGGCGTCCTGTTCATTCAGACGCGCGTGAACTTTGCGATATCCCGGGGATGTGCCCAGATAGAGCGTGGCCAGCGTGTCCCCCCCTTGGGACAGTTCCAGTTTGCGCTGGAACTTATCCTCGGCGACTTCAAAGCGCTTGGCGCCGGACGCGGTGGTGGCCACAGGCCAACTGGCCTTGATCTCTTTCAGCTTGGTCAGCATGGCGTCCACTTTACCGTTAGCGACGGGCAGGTTGTAGTAACTGGCCACCACCCAGCCGTCCTGTTCTTTCTTCAGGTCGACTTTCGTCGTTTCTTCGCCGTAGATATGGATGGCGTCAGGCTGCCTGG contains:
- a CDS encoding choice-of-anchor A family protein, with protein sequence MISVKQFYAITLVGFSAAISANSYATPVNLGAAANYNGFFHGDFTSSPNDSEGALAVGGNASLTGYTLNAFRENDGLAIVVGGDYSHVGGDIHGDALVGGQFTTASAGIFGTVKDHAVLPINFDAEFTKLTQLSKELSLADSLGVTEQWGALTFNGDSSGDQQIFNISEKDFESVWGFFAKDIGQHQELIINVAGDVIDIDPADYKIKASDWSWVGNETSVIFNFYEATQINLSAGFYGTILAPGADIFANGGHVDGQVIAHSWQGANQLNWRPYEHNVELPEPTTFGLMLSALAVVGAGALRRKQQA
- a CDS encoding DUF4340 domain-containing protein, giving the protein MNAKWTKLLSIALVAQAALIVALHWPGSQPAYTHTDQALLDLESRQPDAIHIYGEETTKVDLKKEQDGWVVASYYNLPVANGKVDAMLTKLKEIKASWPVATTASGAKRFEVAEDKFQRKLELSQGGDTLATLYLGTSPGYRKVHARLNEQDAVFAVNYAIHELPMTGKDWVDSKLTAVPEESISQVKIKDIVLNKNGDRWDLEDLQNGEITNEEAAHKLLASLADMRFEDVLGAEVKPEYNLSEPKLHFTLQLKEKNAKGEQSLELTFGKPAEGDYYILTRSDRPQVFKIDASHVDSLLDLERARFVSAAPVTEPEQSDVNLGQQGDAAEAAEAPASS
- a CDS encoding bifunctional serine/threonine-protein kinase/formylglycine-generating enzyme family protein, translated to MITVSPQIPNYEMLDEVAEGGMAKVFKARQLLADRIVAIKIISPAICLNKEFRQRFIQEAQITAKLNHPNIIQIYDIAPFEDTFFISMEFMEGGSLTERIRSGRLTRDESTHIILQLAEAMNYAHKLGYIHRDIKPGNILFRADGTPVLSDYGIAKSLYHRGDLTTTGSILGSPPYMSPEQAMGRQLDHRADWYSLGIVFYQMLTGAVPFEATDPISLGIKHKQEPPPPLPSHLRMYQQLMDLLLAKEPERRLSSLDEFRAHLEAIKNVPVDTEATCLFTVESLKTAHGETAAQESPTSTRRTERGGSVSSGVWRALGVALMIAAVVGYGAYKNMTRPAPTFPFVVVTEPVGATVTFAGEESAYTPGAPLPEGDYEVEVTAKGFWPKTFTLNHSADHRSHYVSLKPAKTAFTVDVTPADAKIRILNIQPKYEEGIPLDPGRYLLEVSAPGYEKLTRWTEISGEQFTEQVFLVEKDALESLNIAFVDIPGGKYRMGFDDGGVLWGGDPGQEVTVAPFKIMAYEVTFEQWDACVADGGCTNKADDRGWGRGRNPVISVSWNDAEEFAAWLSAKTGRSFQLPTEAQWEYAARAGSRKRFSWGDQVGHKFANYGKDDCCGGLVSGADKWQFTSPVGSFPANQWGVYDMHGNVWEWVQDCWSESMKGVPADGSARTAGDCRRRVLRGGSWYSPPKSMQLVSRDANGVDVRYQVNGFRLVETPAQAPAAGGAAQ
- a CDS encoding site-2 protease family protein — protein: MPPEITILLAVLLYMPLHLTLMAVCARAFGVKVREISIGSGPLLAQFGIVSIRAILLAGYVKLKDTREERGEKGDVKPAPDAYDSQPAWIRAVIPLSGCFFVLAFALGMYEDGWRSFGAAFAQIFLGALSPLSVAQEYLREGAAFAASNNFILLFALVATKLSACNLLPLPHMNGGQALMALCKPRQTDAQPKWMLWLILPGLLLPLSWIGAYAVFIWNAVTGG
- a CDS encoding ATP-grasp domain-containing protein produces the protein MSNKPSESTSNTSANLLWVVQSNLGDSDDAAKIESSCRGLGYDCAMIRVIPFATDLPDIPNDRPTIFYGSSNFITHAHRSGKWSPCAYFDERQFLFSEALRHYGNRLLNADARILTMEQFAQSGANDEEVFFIRPNGDLKEFAGTITTFKAFRDWADKLRPGGFTVDLSLPMVAAKPKDIEHEWRLFIVAGMVVAASHYRADGRMQVFAGAPETVISFTEEMAATWSPAPVFVMDVAVCAGELYVLEINGFNSSGFYACDIEAIVREVSAYALSGY
- a CDS encoding CHASE domain-containing protein, with translation MAKHQRPSKLGVLAPACALAIAYFLTARAGLLLSLPGSNASPVWIPAGIALAGMIHYGRGIWPAIWCASFAVELISQQADSFSKVLLALVISIGAPLEAAIGVTLIRMRANFSPSLEKKEDVARLLILGGPVACVISATISIGLMASLNVIHIQDAGAHWLAWWFGDTFGVLIFAPILLLWLQKESSTLKRRLLVTLPGMASFTLAVISHYYLVQADQKQIKEDVRQQGVQLHWSTFNQVQGITNAVNALALLFEGSKVIVPQDFERYASQFRNFHRDISGLGWAPYIDNASRSNFEHWASLLLEKDYQIRETLGQQQVPASERNFYVPVLYVTPNNEVTRAAQGFDLYSNDIRRSAILESMRKGELTLTAPITLAGNYGKGAICITPVYSSPPQNSNSDQTRRVMGFVVGSVQIGNLIDRLSQDINLELFHIEIFDITEPEQPEALFISRPSTPDNPLEDMFTQTMQMDISGRIWRISITPTHLFVMQDASFTPWIALILAVLFGSLLTAVLLLETAHTVKIEKAVIDQSQRLVKAETRYQELFTGLKQVIFQIDKAYQWRVLNPAWSGLTGENPEDAIGREMFRYFHPDDCDKLGDALQKIARLEESSMFLELRLNALQLERAPWVEIHLQRSKDASGKMDGYSGFIADISERKRLDILKNEFISTVSHELRTPLTAINGSLALLDSGRLGLLPDQARQMLHIAYSNCERLLRLINDLLDIQKIESGGLEFSFERLDLRDLIEETLGANRQLAEKASVSLAFEAPASPAFVKADRDRLRQVLDNLISNAVKFSPADEAVTLSLSAHAHYWEVSVQDQGPGVPPEFRNKIFQKFAQADSSDTRLKGGTGLGLSISKEIVQRHHGQIGYHSEPNCGATFYFRLHALTNGAAWEAQASS